One Acetobacterium sp. KB-1 DNA segment encodes these proteins:
- the rpoC gene encoding DNA-directed RNA polymerase subunit beta': MLNEEFTFKSLQIGLASPEKIREWSRGEVKKPETINYRTLKPEKEGLFCEKIFGPQKDWECNCGKYKRIRHKGIVCENCGVEVTKAKVRRERMGHIELASPVSHIWYFKGIPSRMGLILEMSPRNLEKIIYFAAYVVTDPGESNFDFKQILTEAEYKEAKGQFGNKFTASIGAEAIQELLKLVDLDQESAVLKEELKGSSGQKKIRIARRLEAVEAFRNSTNRPEWMILETIPVIPPELRPMVQLDGGRFATSDLNDLYRRVINRNNRLLKLLELDAPDIIVQNEKRMLQEAVDALIDNGRRGRAVTGPGNRPFKSLSDMLKGKQGRFRQNLLGKRVDYSGRSVIVVGPELKMYQCGLPKEMAIELFKPFVMRELVGRNLSQNIKSAKKMVEKLDPMVWDVLEDVIQEHPVLLNRAPTLHRLGIQAFEPILVEGKAIKLHPLVCTAYNADFDGDQMAVHVPLSVEAQAEARFLMLASNNILKPQDGTAVVAPTQDMILGTYYMTIYKTDGKGTGSVFRDLDEMEMAYFNKDVDLHSLVKVRIVKEIDGEMMTRLVDGTVGRFIFNTIIPQNLGFVKRETIEEKFALEVDRQVNKKVLSEIVERCYKTYGPTKTSEVLDEIKRLGFKFSTRGAITVGVSDMEVPKNKEEILSRADDKITENMTLYRQGFISDEERYNNVVEIWNKATDEVTDALLNHLEALNPINMMADSGARGSKNQIRQLAGMRGLMANPSGRIIELPIRSNFREGLNVLEFFSSTHGARKGLADTALRTADSGYLTRRLVDVSQDVIVREDDCGTTRGYEVSTINDHGEIIETLQERLVGRYAFEDVIDPKTGEVLAPGGEIISTEMAQAIDKAGIEKVLIRAAFNCQSKYGVCKTCYGVDLTTWRPVEIGEAVGIIAAQSIGEPGTQLTMRTFHTGGVASADDITQGLPRIEELFEARKPKGQAIISEIDGRVEIQDTQKKTEAVVTGADGDMKVYLIPYGSRLRVHTGDQVIAGDEITEGSINPSDILRIQGIDHVQQYLLQEVQKVYRMQGVHIGDKHLEVIIRQMLRKVKIENPGDTALLAGSLVDIFNFEDENTAAREAGAEEATASRELLGITKASLATDSFLSAASFQETTRVLTDAAIKGKVDPLIGLKENVIIGQLVPAGTGVKMYGDIDLVYEREEEDVYEDMIEEETVTESLDIVFDDDILNAYVEEEQEETEDAIITDLDIFDLDFLTKE, translated from the coding sequence TTGTTAAACGAGGAATTCACCTTCAAATCCTTACAAATCGGATTGGCCTCACCTGAAAAAATCAGAGAGTGGTCACGTGGAGAAGTTAAAAAACCGGAAACGATTAATTATAGAACCCTGAAACCAGAAAAAGAGGGTCTGTTTTGTGAAAAGATTTTCGGACCTCAGAAAGACTGGGAATGTAATTGTGGTAAATACAAGCGTATTCGCCATAAGGGCATTGTCTGTGAAAACTGTGGGGTTGAAGTAACCAAGGCTAAGGTTAGACGTGAGCGGATGGGGCATATTGAATTGGCCTCTCCGGTTTCGCATATCTGGTATTTTAAAGGAATCCCCAGTCGAATGGGGCTGATCCTTGAAATGTCGCCGAGAAATCTGGAAAAAATAATTTACTTTGCCGCTTATGTGGTCACTGATCCGGGCGAGAGCAATTTTGATTTCAAACAAATCCTGACTGAGGCCGAATATAAAGAAGCAAAAGGTCAATTTGGCAATAAATTTACCGCCAGCATTGGTGCTGAAGCGATTCAGGAACTGTTAAAATTGGTTGACCTGGATCAGGAATCAGCAGTGCTCAAAGAAGAACTCAAAGGCAGTTCGGGTCAGAAAAAAATCCGGATAGCCCGACGACTAGAAGCGGTAGAAGCATTCAGAAATTCCACCAATCGTCCAGAATGGATGATTTTAGAAACGATTCCGGTTATTCCGCCAGAATTGCGGCCAATGGTACAGCTCGATGGGGGACGTTTTGCCACCTCAGATTTAAATGATTTATATCGACGGGTGATTAATCGAAATAACCGTTTGCTTAAATTGCTGGAACTGGATGCACCCGATATCATCGTTCAAAATGAAAAACGGATGCTTCAGGAAGCGGTTGATGCCTTGATTGACAATGGTCGACGCGGCCGCGCCGTTACCGGGCCGGGTAACCGCCCCTTTAAATCCCTGAGTGATATGTTAAAAGGTAAACAGGGACGCTTCCGTCAGAACCTTTTAGGAAAACGGGTTGACTACTCTGGCCGTTCGGTTATCGTTGTCGGACCAGAACTGAAAATGTATCAATGTGGACTCCCGAAAGAGATGGCGATTGAACTCTTTAAGCCCTTTGTGATGCGTGAATTGGTGGGACGAAATCTGTCCCAAAATATTAAAAGTGCCAAAAAGATGGTCGAAAAACTGGATCCCATGGTTTGGGATGTGCTGGAAGATGTTATTCAGGAACATCCGGTGCTGTTAAACCGTGCTCCGACCCTTCATCGACTGGGTATTCAGGCTTTTGAGCCGATTCTGGTTGAAGGTAAGGCGATTAAGCTCCATCCTCTGGTTTGTACGGCTTACAATGCCGACTTTGATGGCGATCAGATGGCTGTCCATGTGCCTTTGTCGGTTGAAGCTCAGGCGGAAGCGCGTTTCCTGATGCTGGCTTCCAATAATATCCTTAAACCACAGGATGGTACAGCGGTTGTTGCGCCCACCCAGGATATGATTTTAGGGACCTACTATATGACCATTTATAAAACAGATGGTAAAGGAACGGGTAGTGTCTTTAGAGATCTGGATGAAATGGAAATGGCTTACTTTAACAAGGATGTTGATCTTCATTCCCTGGTTAAGGTTCGGATAGTTAAAGAAATTGACGGTGAAATGATGACCCGTCTGGTTGATGGCACCGTTGGACGATTTATTTTCAATACCATTATTCCCCAAAATTTAGGTTTTGTTAAACGGGAAACCATTGAAGAAAAATTTGCCTTAGAAGTTGACCGGCAGGTTAATAAGAAAGTGTTATCGGAAATTGTTGAACGCTGCTATAAAACCTATGGGCCCACTAAAACATCTGAAGTACTCGACGAAATCAAGCGCTTAGGTTTTAAATTTTCGACCAGAGGCGCCATTACCGTTGGAGTCAGCGATATGGAAGTTCCAAAGAACAAAGAGGAAATCCTATCCCGGGCCGACGACAAGATTACCGAAAACATGACGCTTTATCGGCAAGGTTTTATCAGTGATGAAGAACGTTACAATAACGTTGTTGAGATCTGGAACAAAGCGACTGACGAGGTTACCGATGCTCTGCTTAATCACCTTGAAGCGCTCAATCCGATTAACATGATGGCGGATTCCGGGGCCCGAGGTAGTAAGAACCAGATTCGGCAGTTAGCTGGGATGCGTGGTCTGATGGCCAACCCAAGTGGTCGCATCATCGAATTGCCGATCCGATCAAACTTCCGTGAAGGACTAAATGTACTGGAGTTCTTCTCCTCCACTCATGGGGCCCGAAAAGGGTTGGCGGATACCGCTCTGCGTACCGCCGACTCGGGTTACTTGACACGGCGTCTGGTTGATGTCAGCCAGGATGTGATTGTCCGAGAAGATGATTGCGGCACCACGCGGGGTTATGAAGTATCTACCATAAATGATCACGGCGAAATTATTGAGACCCTGCAGGAACGACTGGTTGGTCGCTATGCCTTTGAAGATGTGATCGATCCGAAGACTGGTGAAGTATTAGCTCCCGGTGGTGAGATCATTTCAACGGAAATGGCTCAGGCGATTGATAAAGCCGGAATTGAAAAAGTACTCATTCGGGCGGCCTTTAATTGTCAATCAAAATATGGTGTCTGTAAGACCTGTTATGGAGTGGATTTAACCACCTGGCGACCGGTTGAAATCGGTGAAGCGGTTGGTATTATTGCGGCCCAGTCCATCGGTGAACCGGGTACCCAGCTGACCATGCGTACCTTCCATACTGGTGGGGTGGCCTCGGCTGACGATATCACTCAGGGTCTTCCCCGTATTGAAGAGCTTTTTGAAGCCCGAAAACCAAAAGGCCAGGCGATTATTTCAGAAATCGACGGTCGTGTGGAAATACAGGATACCCAGAAAAAAACTGAAGCAGTAGTTACCGGCGCTGATGGTGATATGAAGGTCTATCTCATTCCTTATGGCTCACGACTTCGGGTTCATACCGGCGATCAGGTTATTGCCGGGGATGAAATAACCGAAGGTTCCATTAACCCCAGTGATATTTTAAGGATTCAGGGCATTGACCATGTTCAACAATACTTGCTTCAGGAAGTACAGAAAGTTTACCGAATGCAAGGGGTGCACATTGGCGATAAGCATTTGGAGGTCATTATCCGTCAAATGCTTAGAAAAGTTAAAATCGAAAACCCTGGTGATACGGCATTATTGGCCGGCAGCCTGGTTGATATTTTTAATTTTGAAGATGAAAACACGGCTGCCCGGGAAGCTGGAGCAGAAGAAGCTACCGCCAGTCGGGAACTGCTGGGAATCACCAAAGCTTCTTTGGCGACTGACTCGTTCTTATCCGCAGCATCCTTCCAGGAAACCACCCGCGTTCTTACCGACGCCGCCATTAAAGGCAAGGTTGATCCACTGATTGGACTCAAAGAAAATGTTATTATCGGACAATTGGTGCCTGCTGGTACCGGCGTGAAGATGTATGGTGACATTGATTTGGTCTATGAACGGGAAGAAGAAGATGTATATGAAGATATGATCGAAGAAGAGACCGTCACTGAATCACTGGATATTGTCTTTGATGATGATATTTTAAACGCCTATGTTGAAGAAGAACAGGAAGAAACAGAAGATGCGATCATTACTGATTTGGACATCTTTGACCTGGATTTCTTAACGAAAGAATAA
- the tuf gene encoding elongation factor Tu: MAKSKFERNKPHVNVGTIGHVDHGKTTLTAAITSVLNKRFGTGEAVAFENIDKAPEERERGITISTAHVEYETAVRHYAHVDCPGHADYVKNMITGAAQMDGAILVVSAADGPMPQTREHILLSRQVGVPYIVVFLNKVDMVDDEELLELVEMEVRELLDEYEFPGDDTPIIAGSALKGLEDPDGPWGDKIVELMTAVDEWIPDPVRDTEKPFLMPVEDVFSITGRGTVATGRIERGIVKVGEEVEIVGIHDVRKTVVTGIEMFRKLLDEGRSGDNVGALLRGVDRTQIERGQVLAKPGSIKPHTHYMSEVYVLTKEEGGRHTPFFDGYRPQFYFRTTDVTGVIKLPEGVEMVMPGDNVQMEITLITPIAIEEGLRFAIREGGRTVGSGVVAKMLAD; encoded by the coding sequence ATGGCAAAGTCAAAATTTGAAAGAAATAAGCCCCATGTAAATGTTGGAACAATTGGTCACGTCGATCATGGTAAAACAACATTAACAGCGGCAATCACATCTGTACTTAATAAGCGATTTGGAACAGGGGAAGCCGTTGCATTTGAAAACATCGATAAAGCCCCAGAAGAAAGAGAACGTGGGATCACGATTTCAACCGCTCACGTAGAATATGAAACAGCAGTACGTCACTATGCTCACGTTGACTGCCCGGGCCATGCCGATTATGTTAAGAACATGATTACCGGTGCTGCTCAAATGGACGGCGCGATCCTGGTTGTTAGCGCTGCCGATGGTCCAATGCCACAGACCCGTGAACATATCCTGTTAAGCCGTCAGGTAGGCGTACCATACATCGTTGTTTTCTTAAACAAAGTCGATATGGTCGATGACGAAGAATTACTGGAATTAGTTGAAATGGAAGTGCGTGAACTKCTTGACGAATATGAATTCCCAGGCGACGATACACCAATCATTGCCGGATCKGCYTTAAAAGGTCTGGAAGATCCCGATGGCCCATGGGGWGACAAGATTGTTGAACTGATGACTGCTGTTGACGAATGGATTCCTGATCCTGTTCGTGATACTGAAAAACCATTCCTGATGCCAGTCGAAGATGTTTTCTCAATCACCGGCCGTGGTACCGTCGCAACTGGACGGATCGAACGTGGGATTGTTAAAGTYGGYGAAGAAGTTGAAATTGTCGGTATTCACGATGTTCGCAAAACAGTCGTAACCGGAATCGAAATGTTCCGTAAATTACTGGACGAAGGACGATCAGGGGATAACGTTGGGGCATTACTGCGTGGTGTTGACCGAACTCAAATCGAACGTGGACAGGTACTGGCTAAGCCCGGTTCCATCAAACCACATACCCACTATATGTCAGAAGTGTATGTCTTAACCAAAGAAGAAGGCGGACGTCATACCCCATTCTTTGATGGCTATCGACCACAGTTCTACTTTAGAACAACGGATGTAACGGGTGTTATCAAATTACCAGAAGGCGTTGAAATGGTTATGCCAGGGGATAACGTGCAAATGGAAATCACCCTGATTACCCCAATCGCCATCGAAGAAGGTTTACGTTTTGCGATTCGTGAAGGCGGCCGTACCGTTGGTTCTGGTGTTGTAGCTAAAATGCTGGCTGATTAA
- the rpsL gene encoding 30S ribosomal protein S12 — translation MPTINQLVKNGRKRMEEKTKTPALKANPQKRGVCTAVRTSTPKKPNSALRKIARVRLVNGMEVTAYIPGVGHNLQEHSIVLIKGGRVKDLPGVRYKIIRGALDTAGVDARRQARSKYGAKKPKK, via the coding sequence ATGCCTACAATTAATCAGCTTGTAAAAAATGGAAGAAAACGCATGGAAGAAAAAACAAAAACCCCAGCGTTGAAAGCAAACCCTCAAAAAAGAGGCGTATGTACAGCAGTTAGAACATCCACACCAAAGAAACCAAACTCAGCGCTTAGAAAAATCGCCAGAGTTCGTCTCGTTAACGGAATGGAAGTAACAGCCTATATTCCCGGTGTTGGCCACAACTTACAAGAACATAGTATTGTTCTTATTAAGGGTGGACGTGTCAAGGATTTACCAGGGGTACGTTATAAAATTATCCGTGGTGCGCTTGATACCGCTGGTGTTGATGCTCGTAGACAAGCTCGATCCAAATATGGGGCCAAAAAGCCTAAAAAGTAG
- the fusA gene encoding elongation factor G encodes MSREYSLDKTRNIGIMAHIDAGKTTTTERILFYSGKIHKIGETHDGVSQMDWMEQEQERGITITSAATTCFWNNNRINIIDTPGHVDFTVEVERSLRVLDGAVAVFCAKGGVEPQSETVWRQADKYHVPRMAYINKMDITGADFYNVLKMMEDRLSTNPVPIQLPIGKESDFVGIIDLLIMKAIIYKDDLGEEIEIIDIPEDMRELADEYREKIIESISDYDESIMEKFLEGEEVGLDELKAAIRLATLNVDIIPVVCGSSYKNKGVQLVLDAIVDYMPCPLDVPAITGINPDTEEEDSRKASDDEPFSALAFKIMTDPFVGKLAFFRVYSGSIESGSYVFNSSKGKRERLGRILQMHANHREEITTVYTGDIAAAVGLKDTSTGDTLCSDKAPIILESMEFPEPVIHVAIEPKTKAGQEKMSTALAKLAEEDPTFRTRTDEETGQTIISGMGELHLDIIVDRMLREFKVEANVGAPQVAYKESITKAVDAEGKFARQSGGRGQYGHCLIRMEPVEPGTGYIFENKTVGGSIPKEFINPINQGIEEAMRNGVLAGYPVLDLKVIVYDGSYHDVDSSEMAFKVAGSMAFKNGMRKADPVILEPVFKLEVVIPEEYMGDVMGDISSRRGRVEGMEMRGGAQIIKGMVPLSEMFGYATTLRSKTQGRGVYTMQFSHYEAVPKFISEEIIEGRK; translated from the coding sequence GTGTCAAGAGAATATAGTTTAGATAAAACAAGAAATATAGGTATTATGGCACATATTGATGCAGGAAAAACGACTACCACCGAAAGAATTCTGTTCTATTCCGGGAAAATCCATAAAATTGGAGAAACCCATGATGGGGTTTCCCAAATGGACTGGATGGAACAAGAACAAGAAAGAGGTATTACCATTACCTCGGCAGCAACCACGTGTTTTTGGAATAACAACCGTATCAATATCATTGATACACCAGGCCACGTTGATTTTACCGTAGAAGTTGAGCGATCTTTGAGAGTTCTTGATGGAGCGGTTGCTGTATTTTGTGCAAAAGGTGGCGTTGAGCCTCAATCAGAAACAGTTTGGCGACAAGCCGATAAATATCATGTTCCCAGAATGGCTTATATCAATAAAATGGACATTACCGGAGCGGACTTTTATAATGTACTGAAGATGATGGAGGATCGTTTAAGCACGAATCCTGTTCCAATTCAATTACCTATTGGCAAAGAAAGTGACTTTGTGGGGATCATCGATCTCCTGATTATGAAAGCCATAATTTATAAAGATGATTTGGGCGAAGAAATTGAAATCATCGATATTCCTGAAGACATGCGTGAGCTGGCTGACGAGTATCGTGAAAAAATAATTGAGTCGATCTCTGATTATGACGAAAGCATCATGGAAAAATTCCTTGAAGGCGAAGAAGTTGGTCTTGATGAATTAAAAGCAGCGATTCGACTGGCGACTTTGAATGTTGATATTATTCCCGTTGTTTGTGGTTCATCTTATAAAAACAAAGGTGTTCAATTAGTGTTGGATGCAATTGTTGACTACATGCCTTGCCCATTGGATGTTCCGGCGATCACTGGGATCAATCCAGATACCGAAGAAGAAGACAGCCGAAAAGCAAGCGATGATGAACCATTTTCAGCACTCGCTTTTAAAATCATGACCGATCCATTTGTTGGAAAGCTGGCATTCTTCCGTGTATATTCCGGAAGTATCGAATCTGGTTCTTATGTTTTCAACTCCTCTAAGGGAAAAAGAGAACGTCTTGGCCGAATTCTGCAAATGCATGCTAACCACCGTGAAGAGATTACCACTGTTTATACCGGTGATATCGCTGCCGCGGTTGGTTTAAAAGATACTTCAACAGGGGATACCTTGTGTTCAGACAAGGCGCCCATTATTCTTGAGTCGATGGAATTCCCGGAACCGGTAATCCATGTCGCCATAGAACCAAAAACAAAGGCCGGCCAGGAAAAAATGAGTACCGCTTTAGCAAAACTGGCTGAAGAAGATCCTACGTTCAGAACGCGTACCGATGAAGAAACGGGTCAAACCATTATCTCAGGAATGGGTGAGCTTCACCTTGACATTATCGTTGACCGAATGCTTCGTGAATTTAAAGTGGAAGCCAATGTTGGGGCACCTCAGGTGGCCTACAAAGAATCCATTACCAAAGCAGTTGATGCTGAGGGTAAATTTGCCCGTCAATCGGGTGGTCGTGGTCAATATGGTCACTGTCTTATCCGGATGGAACCAGTTGAACCGGGAACCGGATATATCTTCGAAAACAAGACCGTTGGAGGATCGATTCCAAAAGAATTCATCAACCCAATTAATCAGGGGATTGAAGAAGCCATGCGTAATGGTGTTTTAGCTGGATATCCTGTACTCGATCTTAAGGTTATCGTATATGATGGTTCTTACCATGATGTGGATTCATCAGAAATGGCCTTTAAGGTTGCCGGGTCGATGGCGTTTAAAAACGGTATGAGAAAAGCCGATCCGGTTATCTTAGAACCAGTATTTAAACTTGAAGTCGTCATTCCAGAAGAATACATGGGCGATGTCATGGGCGATATCAGCTCGCGACGTGGTCGTGTTGAGGGTATGGAAATGCGTGGTGGTGCACAGATCATTAAAGGGATGGTGCCACTGTCAGAAATGTTTGGATATGCAACAACACTAAGAAGTAAAACTCAGGGCCGTGGTGTTTACACCATGCAGTTCTCACACTATGAAGCAGTTCCTAAATTTATTTCAGAAGAAATAATTGAAGGACGTAAATAA
- the rpsG gene encoding 30S ribosomal protein S7 yields the protein MPRKGPVPKREVLPDPIYGDIVVTKLVNNIMLDGKKGVAQKIVYDAFEKVNEKTGKDALEAFQEALANITPVLEVKARRVGGATYQVPMEIRTERKQALGLRWLVTYSRKRSEKTMKDRLAGEIMDALNNSGAAVKKKDDTHAMAEANKAFAHYRW from the coding sequence GTGCCTAGAAAAGGACCTGTTCCAAAAAGAGAAGTTTTACCTGATCCTATTTACGGAGATATTGTTGTAACGAAGTTAGTCAACAATATCATGTTAGATGGGAAAAAAGGTGTTGCCCAAAAAATCGTTTACGATGCATTTGAAAAAGTTAATGAAAAAACTGGCAAAGATGCCCTGGAAGCATTCCAGGAAGCTTTAGCTAATATCACACCTGTACTGGAAGTTAAAGCACGCCGAGTTGGTGGTGCAACCTACCAGGTACCAATGGAAATCAGAACTGAACGTAAACAAGCTTTAGGGCTTCGTTGGTTAGTTACTTATTCCAGAAAAAGATCTGAAAAAACCATGAAAGATCGTTTAGCTGGAGAAATTATGGATGCACTCAATAACAGTGGTGCCGCCGTTAAGAAAAAAGATGATACCCACGCTATGGCTGAAGCCAATAAAGCTTTTGCACATTATCGTTGGTAA
- a CDS encoding ribosomal L7Ae/L30e/S12e/Gadd45 family protein: MNQFVDVSKVIGMKQTLKAVKEGNAIKVILAEDTDEKIKKSIVECCDQYQIALERVETKVGLGKAGGIDRAAAVIAIIK; this comes from the coding sequence ATGAATCAATTTGTTGATGTTTCAAAAGTGATTGGAATGAAGCAAACTCTTAAGGCTGTGAAAGAAGGCAACGCAATCAAAGTTATTTTGGCAGAAGATACCGATGAAAAGATCAAAAAAAGCATTGTAGAATGCTGTGATCAGTATCAGATCGCACTCGAACGGGTTGAAACCAAGGTTGGACTCGGAAAAGCCGGTGGGATTGATCGGGCAGCAGCCGTGATTGCCATTATCAAATAA